One Streptomyces sp. NBC_01217 genomic region harbors:
- a CDS encoding PTS transporter subunit EIIC, with protein sequence MSASSAAVPQKTWWNGLFQGLQKMGRSLQLPIAVLPAAGILNRLGQPDVFGDEGLGWGNVAKVFAAAGGALLDSGLGLPLLFCVGVAIGMAKKSDGSTALAAVAGFLVYYAVLHAFPVDCAPGSTFTTGGTWFGTCVTGDAKVTAAAYQNPGVFGGIVMGLLTAWFWQRYHRVRLVDWLGFFNGRRLVPIIMAFVGLLFAALCAWLWQPIGDGLTSFSKWLVDLNWVGSGIFGIANRALLVIGLHQFLNTFVWFQFGDFTKPDGTVVHGDINRFLAGDPTAGQFTSGFFPIMMFALPAAALAIYHCAKPHRRKAVGGMMLSVGLTSFVTGITEPIEYSFLFVAPLLYAIHAVLTGVSMAVTWAIGVKDGFSFSAGLIDYVINWSLATKPWLIIPIGLAFAVVYYAIFRFAITRFNLQTPGREPDELEAEIERNLTK encoded by the coding sequence ATGAGTGCGAGCAGCGCCGCAGTGCCGCAGAAGACGTGGTGGAACGGCCTCTTCCAGGGCCTCCAGAAGATGGGGCGCAGCCTCCAGCTGCCGATCGCCGTCCTGCCCGCGGCGGGCATCCTCAACCGGCTGGGCCAGCCGGACGTGTTCGGCGACGAGGGCCTGGGCTGGGGCAATGTCGCCAAGGTCTTCGCGGCCGCGGGCGGTGCGCTGCTCGACTCGGGGCTCGGGCTTCCGCTGCTGTTCTGCGTCGGCGTCGCGATCGGCATGGCGAAGAAGTCGGACGGCTCGACCGCGCTCGCCGCCGTGGCCGGTTTCCTCGTCTACTACGCCGTGCTGCACGCCTTCCCGGTGGACTGCGCGCCCGGTTCGACGTTCACCACGGGAGGCACCTGGTTCGGCACCTGCGTCACCGGCGACGCCAAGGTGACAGCGGCGGCGTACCAGAACCCCGGGGTCTTCGGCGGCATCGTGATGGGTCTGCTCACGGCCTGGTTCTGGCAGCGGTACCACCGGGTCAGGCTGGTGGACTGGCTGGGCTTCTTCAACGGCCGCCGGCTCGTGCCGATCATCATGGCGTTCGTCGGCCTCCTCTTCGCGGCGCTCTGCGCCTGGCTGTGGCAGCCGATCGGCGACGGTCTGACCAGCTTCTCCAAGTGGCTGGTGGACCTGAACTGGGTGGGCTCCGGCATCTTCGGCATCGCCAACCGCGCGTTGCTGGTGATCGGCCTCCACCAGTTCCTGAACACGTTCGTCTGGTTCCAGTTCGGCGACTTCACCAAGCCGGACGGCACGGTGGTGCACGGTGACATCAACCGGTTCCTGGCGGGCGACCCGACGGCCGGGCAGTTCACCTCGGGCTTCTTCCCGATCATGATGTTCGCCCTCCCCGCGGCGGCGCTGGCGATCTACCACTGCGCCAAGCCGCATCGCCGGAAGGCGGTCGGCGGCATGATGCTCTCGGTCGGCCTGACGTCGTTCGTGACGGGGATCACCGAGCCGATCGAGTACTCGTTCCTCTTCGTCGCGCCGCTGCTGTACGCGATCCACGCGGTGCTCACGGGTGTCTCGATGGCGGTGACTTGGGCGATCGGGGTCAAGGACGGCTTCAGCTTCTCGGCCGGTCTGATCGACTACGTCATCAACTGGAGCCTGGCGACCAAGCCGTGGCTGATCATTCCGATCGGGCTGGCCTTCGCCGTCGTGTACTACGCGATCTTCCGGTTCGCGATCACCAGGTTCAATCTGCAGACGCCGGGCCGGGAGCCCGATGAGCTGGAGGCGGAGATCGAGAGGAACCTCACGAAGTAG
- a CDS encoding PTS transporter subunit EIIC — MSTADTAPAVAKKRGAGVMAVMQRIGRSLMLPVAVLPAAALLVRLGNADMLGRESFPDFITKIASFMAAGGNAILDNMALLFAVGIAIGFAKKSDGSTALAAVTGYLVFKNVLATFTDSNLPQVSTVVDGKIVMTDAPVDAKVLGGVVMGIVVALLYQRFYRTKLPAWAGFFGGRRLVPILSAFAGLVIGIVFGYIWPVLGTGLHNFGEWLVGSGAVGAGIFGVANRALIPVGMHHLLNSFPWFQAGEYHGKSGDINRFLAGDPTAGQFMTGFFPIMMFALPAACLAIVHCARPERRKVVGGMMFSLALTSFVTGVTEPIEFTFMFIAPALYAIHAVLTGVSMALTWGLGMKDGFGFSAGLVDFGLNLGIASKPWLLVLVGLCFAVVYYVIFRFAITKFNLPTPGRESDEELAELLKAEAK, encoded by the coding sequence ATGTCCACGGCAGACACCGCACCTGCGGTCGCCAAGAAGAGGGGCGCCGGCGTGATGGCGGTCATGCAGCGCATCGGCCGCAGCCTCATGCTGCCGGTCGCGGTGCTGCCCGCAGCCGCGCTGCTGGTCCGCCTCGGCAACGCCGACATGCTCGGCAGGGAGTCGTTCCCGGACTTCATCACCAAGATCGCAAGCTTCATGGCGGCAGGCGGCAACGCGATCCTCGACAACATGGCGCTGTTGTTCGCCGTCGGCATCGCGATCGGCTTCGCCAAGAAGTCGGACGGCTCGACCGCGCTCGCGGCCGTCACCGGCTACCTGGTCTTCAAGAACGTCCTCGCCACCTTCACGGACAGCAACCTCCCGCAGGTCTCGACCGTGGTCGACGGCAAGATAGTCATGACGGACGCGCCCGTGGACGCGAAGGTCCTCGGCGGCGTGGTGATGGGCATCGTCGTCGCGCTGCTCTACCAGCGGTTCTACCGGACGAAGCTGCCGGCCTGGGCGGGCTTCTTCGGCGGCCGCCGCCTGGTCCCGATCCTCTCCGCCTTCGCCGGTCTGGTCATCGGCATCGTCTTCGGCTACATCTGGCCGGTGCTCGGCACCGGGCTGCACAACTTCGGTGAGTGGCTGGTCGGTTCCGGTGCGGTCGGCGCAGGCATCTTCGGTGTCGCCAACCGTGCGCTGATCCCCGTCGGCATGCACCACCTGCTGAACTCGTTCCCGTGGTTCCAGGCCGGTGAGTACCACGGCAAGAGCGGCGACATCAACCGCTTCCTGGCCGGTGACCCGACGGCCGGACAGTTCATGACCGGCTTCTTCCCGATCATGATGTTCGCCCTCCCGGCGGCCTGCCTCGCGATCGTCCACTGCGCCCGCCCCGAGCGCCGCAAGGTCGTCGGCGGCATGATGTTCTCCCTGGCGCTCACCTCCTTCGTCACCGGTGTGACCGAGCCGATCGAGTTCACGTTCATGTTCATCGCCCCGGCGCTGTACGCGATCCACGCGGTGCTCACCGGTGTCTCGATGGCCCTCACCTGGGGGCTCGGCATGAAGGACGGCTTCGGCTTCTCGGCCGGTCTGGTCGACTTCGGACTGAACCTCGGCATCGCGAGCAAGCCATGGCTGCTGGTGCTGGTCGGCCTCTGCTTCGCGGTGGTCTACTACGTGATCTTCCGCTTCGCGATCACCAAGTTCAACCTGCCGACCCCGGGCCGCGAGTCCGACGAGGAGCTTGCCGAGCTCCTCAAGGCCGAGGCGAAGTAG
- a CDS encoding MBL fold metallo-hydrolase — MKLTVVGCSGSFPSAGSACSSYLVEADGFRLLLDMGNGALGELQRYVGLYDLDAIFLSHLHADHCIDMCAYFVVRYYRHDGGRPAPIPVYGPDGTEQRLTTAHADTPSERAMSEVFDFHTLKPGSFEIGPFSVRTEKVCHPVDSYAIRIEHDGRSLTYSGDTGACEALDELAEGADLFLCEASFIHGKEDIPDLHLNGREAGDIAARAGVGRLVLTHIPPWTDADHNLADARLLFAGPVEVAAPGAVYEI, encoded by the coding sequence ATGAAGCTCACCGTCGTCGGCTGCTCCGGCTCGTTCCCGTCCGCGGGATCAGCATGCTCGAGCTACCTCGTAGAGGCCGACGGCTTCAGGCTGCTCCTCGACATGGGCAACGGCGCCCTCGGCGAGCTGCAGCGCTACGTCGGTCTCTACGACCTCGACGCCATCTTCCTCAGCCATCTGCATGCCGATCACTGCATCGACATGTGCGCGTACTTCGTCGTCCGCTACTACCGGCACGACGGCGGCCGTCCCGCCCCCATCCCGGTCTACGGCCCCGACGGCACCGAGCAGCGGCTCACCACCGCCCACGCCGACACCCCGTCCGAGCGGGCGATGAGCGAGGTCTTCGACTTCCACACCCTGAAGCCGGGCTCCTTCGAGATCGGGCCCTTCTCGGTCCGTACGGAGAAGGTCTGCCACCCGGTCGACTCGTACGCCATCCGGATCGAGCACGACGGCCGCTCGCTCACGTACTCCGGCGACACGGGTGCCTGCGAGGCGCTGGACGAACTTGCCGAGGGTGCCGATCTGTTTCTCTGCGAAGCATCGTTCATCCATGGCAAGGAGGACATTCCAGACCTCCACCTCAACGGCCGCGAGGCGGGCGACATCGCCGCCCGCGCCGGAGTGGGCCGGCTCGTCCTCACCCACATCCCGCCGTGGACCGACGCCGACCACAACCTTGCCGACGCCCGCCTGCTCTTCGCCGGACCGGTGGAAGTGGCGGCGCCGGGCGCGGTGTACGAGATCTAG
- a CDS encoding type II toxin-antitoxin system PemK/MazF family toxin — protein sequence MDMSWWWIAFAVVVLLALVAAVADGRGRGGRRPRGRSGGRPSGRTRPPAGPGREPTRGPERRPRAGEIWWAEVPYEDGPGAKDRPCLVLSVRGDSALVAKITSKYHEERPGVIALPAGTVGDARGRASFLETDELREVAVRGFRRRVGVVDAGVWERVRGLGAG from the coding sequence ATGGACATGTCCTGGTGGTGGATCGCGTTCGCCGTTGTCGTGCTGCTCGCGCTCGTGGCGGCGGTTGCCGATGGGCGGGGGCGGGGTGGGCGGCGGCCCAGAGGCCGTTCCGGCGGGCGTCCGAGCGGGCGGACGCGTCCGCCCGCGGGGCCGGGGCGCGAGCCGACGCGCGGGCCGGAGCGGAGGCCGCGGGCCGGGGAGATCTGGTGGGCCGAGGTGCCGTACGAGGACGGGCCCGGGGCGAAGGACCGGCCCTGCCTGGTGCTGTCGGTACGGGGTGACTCGGCGCTCGTCGCGAAGATCACCAGCAAGTACCACGAGGAGCGGCCCGGGGTGATCGCGCTGCCCGCGGGAACGGTGGGGGATGCGCGGGGGCGGGCGAGCTTCCTGGAGACGGATGAGCTGCGGGAGGTCGCCGTGCGGGGGTTTCGGCGGCGGGTGGGGGTTGTGGATGCGGGGGTTTGGGAGCGGGTGCGGGGGCTTGGGGCCGGGTGA
- a CDS encoding PLP-dependent cysteine synthase family protein: protein MRYDSPLAAVGNTPLVRLPRLSPSDEVRIWAKLEDRNPTGSIKDRPALHMVEQAEKDGRLTPGCTILEPTSGNTGISLAMAAKLKGYRMVCVMPENTSQERRDLLAMWGAEIISSPAAGGSNTAVRVAKELAAEHPDWVMLYQYGNPDNAGAHYATTGPEILTDLPSITHFVAGLGTTGTLMGVGRYLREHKPDIKIVAAEPRYDDLVYGLRNLDEGFVPELYDASVLTTRFSVGSADAVTRTRELLQQEGIFAGVSTGAALHAAIGVGNKAVKAGEQADIVFVVADGGWKYLSTGVYTAPTTEAAIETLHGQLWA from the coding sequence ATGCGGTACGACAGCCCGCTCGCCGCGGTGGGCAACACCCCGCTCGTCCGTCTGCCGCGGCTGTCACCGTCGGACGAGGTCCGCATCTGGGCCAAGCTGGAGGACCGCAACCCCACCGGCTCGATCAAGGACCGCCCCGCGCTCCACATGGTCGAACAGGCCGAGAAGGACGGCCGGTTGACCCCCGGCTGCACGATCCTGGAGCCCACCAGCGGCAACACCGGCATCTCGCTCGCCATGGCGGCCAAGCTCAAGGGCTACCGGATGGTGTGCGTCATGCCGGAGAACACCTCCCAGGAGCGGCGCGACCTGCTCGCCATGTGGGGGGCCGAGATCATCTCGTCCCCGGCGGCGGGCGGCTCCAACACGGCCGTGCGCGTCGCCAAGGAGCTGGCCGCCGAGCACCCCGACTGGGTCATGCTCTACCAGTACGGCAACCCGGACAACGCGGGCGCCCACTACGCCACCACCGGCCCGGAGATCCTCACCGACCTCCCGTCCATCACCCACTTCGTGGCGGGCCTGGGCACCACCGGCACGCTCATGGGCGTCGGCCGCTATCTGCGCGAGCACAAGCCAGACATCAAGATCGTCGCCGCTGAGCCGCGCTACGACGACCTGGTCTACGGGCTCCGCAACCTCGACGAGGGCTTCGTCCCCGAGCTCTACGACGCCTCGGTCCTCACCACCCGCTTCTCGGTCGGCTCCGCCGACGCCGTCACCCGCACCCGCGAACTCCTCCAGCAGGAGGGCATCTTCGCGGGCGTCTCCACCGGCGCGGCGCTCCACGCCGCGATCGGAGTGGGAAACAAGGCCGTGAAGGCGGGGGAGCAGGCCGACATCGTCTTCGTCGTCGCGGACGGCGGCTGGAAGTACCTGTCGACGGGCGTCTACACGGCCCCGACGACGGAGGCAGCCATCGAAACGCTGCACGGCCAGCTCTGGGCGTAG
- a CDS encoding MoaD/ThiS family protein: MAIEVRIPTILRTYTDGAKAVQGNGGTLADLFTDLDSRHNGIRERIVDGDELRRFVNVYLNDEDVRFLDGISTKLSDGDSVTILPAVAGGMN, from the coding sequence ATGGCCATCGAGGTCCGCATCCCGACCATCCTCCGCACCTACACCGACGGCGCCAAGGCCGTGCAGGGCAACGGAGGGACCCTCGCCGACCTCTTCACGGACCTCGACAGCCGCCACAACGGCATCCGTGAGCGCATCGTCGACGGCGACGAACTCCGCCGCTTCGTGAACGTCTACCTCAACGACGAGGACGTCCGCTTCCTCGACGGCATCTCCACCAAGCTCAGCGACGGCGACAGCGTCACCATTCTCCCGGCCGTCGCCGGCGGCATGAACTGA
- a CDS encoding putative leader peptide has product MVSDDVSDKTPGMLLVARLHVDLCRLSSAICTCRLPAGREA; this is encoded by the coding sequence ATGGTTTCCGATGACGTGAGCGACAAGACGCCGGGCATGCTGCTCGTCGCGCGGCTGCACGTCGACCTGTGCAGGCTCTCCAGCGCGATCTGTACGTGCCGCCTGCCCGCCGGCCGCGAGGCCTGA
- a CDS encoding M67 family metallopeptidase encodes MLTITQTLYDQIVAHSRADHPDEACGVVAGPAGTGRAERFIPMLNAARSPTFYEFDSGDLLKLYREMDDRDEEPVIVYHSHTATEAYPSRTDVSYANEPGAHYVLVSTADTDDAGLFQFRSYRIVDGEITEEDVEVVEAYEAV; translated from the coding sequence ATGCTGACCATCACCCAGACGCTCTACGACCAGATCGTCGCGCACTCCCGTGCCGACCACCCCGACGAGGCGTGCGGCGTGGTCGCGGGCCCGGCCGGAACCGGCCGCGCCGAACGGTTCATCCCCATGCTCAACGCCGCGCGCTCGCCCACGTTCTACGAATTCGACTCGGGCGACCTCCTCAAGCTCTACCGCGAGATGGACGACCGCGACGAGGAGCCGGTGATCGTCTACCACTCCCACACCGCGACCGAGGCCTACCCCTCCCGCACCGATGTCTCATACGCCAACGAACCCGGCGCCCACTACGTCCTCGTCTCCACCGCGGACACCGACGACGCGGGCCTCTTCCAGTTCCGCTCGTACCGGATCGTGGACGGCGAGATCACCGAGGAGGACGTCGAGGTCGTCGAGGCGTACGAGGCCGTCTGA
- a CDS encoding amino acid permease yields the protein MTSAQVDDKGQGGREAAAVADAGTAGEGYQRALGARQIQMIAIGGAIGTGLFLGAGKAIAKAGPSLILAYAVAGLVIFFIMRALGELLMYRPVSGSFSEYAREFVGPFAGFVTGWTYWLFWVVTGITEVTAAAQYMTFWFDIPQWVSALIFTIILYGVNLISVKLFGELEFWFSMVKVTAIVGMILICAGILTLGFSDAGDTASVTHLWADGGFFPHGISGTLMTLQIVMFAFLAVELVGVTAGESKDPKTVLPKAINTVPWRIAVFYVGALIMILSVVPWTEFQPGISPFVAAFQKMGLGVGAGIVNFVVLTAALSSCNSGMYSTGRMLRDLALNGQGPRFFTRLTRSGTPLIGTTFSAALMLVGVWINYQWPGDAFTYVVSFATISGMWAWIMILVCQIRYRGLADRGVLPQSTFRAPGAPFTSIFALAFIGLVIVMMGIDKDTRVSLYCAPLWAAVLGVSYLVLKSRNPENKAFAKS from the coding sequence ATGACATCGGCGCAGGTCGACGACAAGGGACAGGGCGGCCGGGAGGCCGCGGCGGTCGCGGACGCCGGTACGGCGGGCGAGGGATACCAGCGGGCCCTCGGCGCCCGTCAGATCCAGATGATCGCCATCGGCGGAGCCATCGGCACCGGCCTCTTCCTCGGTGCGGGCAAGGCGATCGCCAAGGCCGGACCCAGCCTCATCCTGGCCTATGCCGTCGCGGGTCTGGTGATCTTCTTCATCATGCGGGCCCTGGGCGAACTCCTCATGTACCGCCCGGTGTCGGGCTCCTTCTCGGAGTACGCCCGCGAATTCGTCGGCCCCTTCGCCGGCTTTGTCACCGGCTGGACGTACTGGCTGTTCTGGGTCGTCACCGGAATCACCGAGGTCACCGCAGCGGCCCAGTACATGACGTTCTGGTTCGACATTCCTCAATGGGTGTCGGCGCTGATCTTCACGATCATCCTGTACGGCGTGAACCTGATCTCCGTGAAGCTCTTCGGAGAACTCGAATTCTGGTTCTCGATGGTCAAGGTGACCGCCATCGTCGGCATGATCCTCATCTGCGCCGGAATTCTCACCCTCGGCTTCTCCGACGCCGGGGACACCGCGAGCGTGACCCACCTCTGGGCCGACGGCGGCTTCTTCCCGCACGGCATCAGCGGCACGCTCATGACCCTGCAGATCGTGATGTTCGCCTTCCTCGCCGTCGAGCTCGTCGGCGTCACCGCGGGCGAGTCCAAGGACCCGAAGACCGTCCTGCCCAAGGCGATCAACACCGTGCCGTGGCGCATCGCCGTCTTCTACGTCGGCGCCCTCATCATGATCCTCTCCGTGGTCCCGTGGACCGAGTTCCAGCCCGGGATCTCGCCGTTCGTCGCCGCCTTCCAGAAGATGGGCCTCGGCGTCGGAGCGGGCATCGTCAACTTCGTCGTCCTGACCGCGGCCCTCTCCTCCTGCAACTCCGGCATGTACTCCACCGGCCGCATGCTGCGCGACCTCGCGCTCAACGGCCAGGGCCCGCGGTTCTTCACCAGGCTGACCAGGAGCGGCACCCCGCTGATCGGCACCACCTTCTCCGCGGCCCTGATGCTCGTCGGCGTGTGGATCAACTACCAGTGGCCCGGTGACGCCTTCACCTACGTCGTCTCCTTCGCCACCATCTCCGGCATGTGGGCCTGGATCATGATCCTCGTCTGCCAGATCCGCTACCGGGGCCTGGCCGACCGCGGAGTGCTCCCGCAGTCCACCTTCCGGGCCCCCGGCGCCCCGTTCACCAGCATCTTCGCGCTGGCCTTCATCGGCTTGGTGATCGTGATGATGGGCATCGACAAGGACACCAGGGTCTCGCTGTACTGCGCCCCGCTGTGGGCGGCCGTCCTCGGCGTCTCGTACCTGGTGCTCAAGTCCCGCAACCCCGAGAACAAGGCGTTCGCAAAGAGCTGA
- a CDS encoding DUF2017 domain-containing protein, which yields MAGHFEATPGGGAAVALDEVEIAILRSLAVQLLELIGPGDQPAEGEDPLAALFAEGPSEPPTDPALARLFPEAYGDEDSELRAASAEFRRFTENDLRTRKRDDALAVVRTLDGLTIAGDGGAVLELTGDECRNWLGALNDLRLTIGTRLEVSDDDEGEVGSLYRLPDSDPRKPMVMAYLWLGALQETLVETLMP from the coding sequence ATGGCCGGCCACTTCGAGGCCACCCCAGGCGGCGGCGCGGCCGTCGCGCTCGACGAGGTGGAGATCGCGATCCTGCGCTCCCTCGCCGTACAGCTGCTGGAACTGATCGGACCCGGCGACCAGCCCGCCGAGGGCGAGGACCCGCTCGCCGCCCTCTTCGCCGAGGGCCCCAGCGAACCGCCCACCGACCCCGCGCTGGCCCGCCTCTTCCCCGAGGCGTACGGCGACGAGGACAGCGAACTGCGCGCCGCCTCCGCCGAGTTCCGCCGCTTCACCGAGAACGATCTGCGCACCCGCAAGCGCGACGACGCCCTCGCCGTCGTACGCACCCTGGACGGCCTCACCATCGCCGGGGACGGCGGCGCCGTGCTGGAGCTCACCGGCGACGAATGCCGCAACTGGCTCGGCGCGCTCAACGACCTCCGCCTCACCATCGGCACCCGTCTGGAGGTCTCCGACGACGACGAGGGCGAGGTCGGGTCGCTCTACCGGCTGCCCGACAGCGATCCGCGCAAGCCGATGGTCATGGCCTATCTCTGGCTCGGCGCGCTCCAGGAAACCCTCGTGGAAACCCTGATGCCGTAG
- the clpS gene encoding ATP-dependent Clp protease adapter ClpS, translated as MGWVSVAPTEIERPESAEESLVVPEPDVPWVTLVHNDPVNLMSYVTYVFQAYFGYSKDKAHKLMLDVHQKGRAVVSSGSREEMERDVQAMHGYGLWATLTQDRN; from the coding sequence ATGGGGTGGGTGAGCGTCGCCCCCACAGAGATCGAGCGTCCCGAATCGGCCGAGGAGAGTCTCGTCGTCCCCGAGCCCGACGTCCCCTGGGTGACGCTGGTCCACAACGACCCGGTCAACCTCATGAGCTATGTGACCTATGTCTTCCAGGCCTACTTCGGCTACTCCAAGGACAAGGCCCACAAGCTGATGCTGGACGTCCATCAGAAGGGCCGCGCAGTCGTCTCCAGCGGCAGCCGCGAGGAGATGGAACGCGACGTCCAGGCCATGCACGGCTACGGGCTGTGGGCCACCCTCACCCAGGACCGCAACTAG
- a CDS encoding nicotinate phosphoribosyltransferase, with protein MNSADLGRRVGVPSTALFTDQYELTMVQAALKAGTADRRSVFEAFTRRLPEGRRYGVVAGIGRVLDAVENFHFDDEMLTFLRERDVVDGPTLAWLADFRFSGDIWGYPEGEVYFPGSPILRVEGSFAECVLLETVVLSILNHDSAIAAAASRMSAAAGGRGLIEMGARRTHELSAVASARAAYIGGFDTTSDLAAGFRYNIPTVGTSAHAFTLLHDTERDAFRAQVDSLGRGTTLLVDTYDVAEAVRTAVEVAGTELGAVRIDSGDLLLVAHRVRQQLDELGATGTKIVVTSDLDEYAIASLAAAPVDAYGVGTQLVTGSGQPTCSMVYKLVARAGSADPAEPLRPVAKKSLGAKSSVGGRKWAARRLDESGVAEAEVIGTGPVPDGLADRQLLVELVRGGEVIAREPLDAARERHMAARAGLPMSAMQLSRGEPVIPTEYV; from the coding sequence ATGAACTCTGCGGACCTTGGGCGACGGGTCGGTGTGCCGTCGACCGCGCTCTTCACCGACCAGTACGAGCTCACGATGGTGCAGGCCGCGCTGAAGGCCGGCACGGCCGACCGGCGCTCGGTCTTCGAGGCGTTCACCCGCCGGCTGCCGGAGGGACGGCGCTACGGCGTCGTCGCGGGCATCGGACGCGTGCTGGACGCGGTGGAGAACTTCCACTTCGACGACGAGATGCTCACCTTCCTGCGCGAACGCGACGTCGTCGACGGGCCCACGCTCGCCTGGCTGGCCGACTTCCGCTTCAGCGGTGACATCTGGGGCTACCCGGAGGGCGAGGTGTACTTCCCCGGCTCTCCGATCCTGCGGGTCGAGGGCTCCTTCGCCGAGTGCGTGCTGCTGGAGACGGTGGTCCTGTCGATCCTCAACCACGACTCGGCGATCGCCGCGGCGGCGTCGCGGATGTCGGCGGCGGCGGGCGGGCGCGGGCTGATCGAGATGGGTGCCCGACGCACCCATGAGCTGTCCGCGGTGGCGTCGGCGCGTGCCGCGTACATCGGCGGCTTCGACACCACGTCCGACCTGGCCGCGGGCTTCCGCTACAACATCCCGACCGTCGGCACGAGCGCCCACGCCTTCACGCTGCTCCACGACACCGAGCGCGACGCGTTCCGGGCCCAGGTCGACTCGCTGGGCCGGGGTACGACACTGCTGGTCGACACGTACGACGTCGCCGAGGCGGTCCGTACGGCGGTCGAGGTCGCCGGGACCGAGCTGGGCGCGGTACGGATCGACTCCGGGGACCTGCTGCTGGTCGCGCACCGGGTGCGGCAGCAACTGGACGAGCTGGGGGCCACCGGGACGAAGATCGTGGTGACCTCGGATCTGGACGAGTACGCGATCGCGTCGCTGGCCGCGGCGCCGGTCGACGCGTACGGGGTGGGCACGCAGCTGGTGACCGGCAGCGGGCAGCCCACCTGCTCGATGGTCTACAAGCTGGTCGCCCGGGCGGGTTCCGCCGATCCGGCGGAACCGCTGCGGCCAGTCGCCAAGAAGTCGCTCGGCGCGAAGTCCTCGGTGGGCGGCCGCAAGTGGGCCGCGCGCCGGCTGGACGAAAGCGGGGTGGCCGAGGCCGAGGTGATCGGCACCGGTCCCGTACCGGACGGGCTGGCCGACCGGCAGCTGCTGGTCGAGCTGGTCAGGGGCGGTGAGGTGATAGCCCGCGAGCCGCTGGACGCGGCGCGCGAGCGGCACATGGCCGCGCGGGCGGGGCTGCCGATGTCGGCGATGCAGTTGTCCCGTGGGGAGCCGGTGATTCCTACCGAGTACGTGTGA
- a CDS encoding isochorismatase family protein, with amino-acid sequence MHRALIVVDVQNDFCEGGSLAVAGGSDVAAAITDLIGEAQAGYRHVVATRDHHVDPGNHFSAQPDFEHSWPAHCVAGTEGVGFHPNFAPAVASGAIDAVFDKGAYAAAYSGFEGLDENGMGLADWLHDRGVTEVDVVGIATDHCVRATALDAVRAGFTTHVLLDLTAGVAEETTERTLEELRRAGVKLTGKPVV; translated from the coding sequence ATGCACCGCGCCTTGATCGTCGTGGACGTTCAGAACGACTTCTGCGAGGGCGGCAGCCTCGCCGTGGCGGGGGGCTCCGATGTCGCCGCCGCCATCACCGACCTGATCGGCGAGGCCCAGGCCGGGTACCGCCATGTGGTGGCCACCCGTGACCACCACGTCGACCCGGGCAACCACTTCTCCGCGCAGCCCGACTTCGAGCACTCCTGGCCTGCGCACTGTGTCGCCGGTACGGAGGGCGTGGGCTTCCACCCCAATTTCGCCCCCGCGGTCGCCTCGGGTGCGATCGACGCGGTGTTCGACAAGGGCGCCTACGCCGCGGCGTACAGCGGATTCGAGGGCCTCGACGAGAACGGTATGGGGCTCGCCGACTGGCTGCACGACCGCGGGGTCACCGAGGTCGACGTGGTCGGCATCGCGACCGACCACTGCGTGCGGGCGACGGCGCTGGACGCGGTCCGGGCGGGCTTCACGACCCATGTGCTGCTCGACCTGACCGCGGGAGTCGCCGAGGAGACCACCGAGCGGACGCTCGAAGAGCTCCGCCGGGCGGGCGTGAAGCTCACCGGAAAGCCCGTGGTGTAG